The nucleotide sequence GGTACATTCCCTATAAAGAGGTTTCCGAAAGCGGCGCCAAATCCCTGGAGTACGCGTATGATGATTGGTGCGCTTACCAGCTGGCAAAACTTACCGGTAACAAATTTTATGAGAACGTATTTGCAAGGCAGATGTACAACTACAAAAATGTATTTGATACAACCGTGGGCTTTGTACGTGGCCGGGATAAAAACGGCAACTGGGTGCCAAAGGATTTTGACCCGGTAGAGTGGGGTGACCCCTTCACCGAGGGAAATCCCTGGCAATGGAGCTGGTCGGTATTTCATGATATAAACGGACTTATTCAATTGATGGGCGGTGCCGACAGGTTCAATGCAAAACTGGACAGCCTCTTCACGGCTCCCAATACCGTAAAATATGGTTCCTATGGTCATGAGATACACGAAATGAAAGAAATGGTGTTACAGGGGCTGGGTCAGTATGCGCACGGCAATGAACCCGTGCAACATGCCGCCTACCTTTATAATTATTCGGGCCAGCCCTGGAAATCTCAAAAACAGCTGCGGGAAATTATGCGTAAAATATATAATGCGACGCCCAGCGGGTTCCCGGGTGATGAAGACCAGGGAGAGACCTCTTCCTGGTATGTACTGAGCGCCTTGGGATTGTATGCGGTTTGCCCCGGAACAGATCAGTATGTTATCGGCAGCCCGGTTTTCAGCAAGGCGACCATTATCCTGGAAAACGGTAAACAGTTTACGATACAGGCAAAAAATAACAGCGAACAAAACGTATACATCCAATCTGCAAAACTGAACAATAAAACCTATCATAAAAACTGGATCCGGTATGCGGATATCACGAACGGCGGCATTTTAGAACTCGAAATGGGCGCCACACCCAATAAGGAAAGAGGGGTGTCAAAAGCGGACCGGCCTTACTCGGTGTCGCTGGGCAATTAGTCAGGTTCCTGTTGTGCCGTTTATACATTCGGTCGTTATCAGCGCTGCCCGCCGGAAGGCGAAAGCCGGGAACTGGCAATTACTGCCTGGGAGCAGAAGAATAGTTGAGTGATACCGTAATTATGGCATCCGTTCCTTAATTTTATGCTATGCGTATTACCTGTTTTCTGTTCGTTGTTTTTTTTGCTGTGGCCTGTGCTGCGGCCCGCCCGGTACAGCCTCCTGAGCGCCCGCTACCGGCATCAAAAGACACCATTGATCCCGTTATTCCCGGGGATTTTGCAGATCCCTCGGTGATCCGGGTTGGCAATACCTATTATGCAACAGGTACCTCATCGGAATGGGCACCGCATTACCCGCTGTTCATTTCCGGGGATCTTATACACTGGAAACAGTCCGGCTATATTTTTAATAAAACGCCGGACTGGGCCTCGTCTTCTTTCTGGGCGCCCGAATTATTGTACAGAAACGGCATTTATTATGTGTATTATACTGCACGGAAAAAATCGGATGGTATCTCCTGTATCGGTGTGGCTACGTCTGAGGATCCTGAAAAAGGTTTTACGGACAGGGGCATCGTAGTAGAATTTGGTAAGGAGGCCATCGATGCCTTTGTGGCGGAGGAAAACGGACAATGGTATATTACCTTTAAAGCCTATGGGCTGGATGACCGTCCGATCGAGTTGCTGGGATATCAGCTTTCGGATGACGGTCTGAAGACCGTTGGCGCGCCTTTTATGCTGCTGCGGGGTGAGAAGAAGAAGGGCATGGAGGGCCAGTGTATCGTCCGGCGTAATAACTATTACTATTTGTTTTACTCAGCAGGTGATTGTTGCGGCCTGCGTTGCAGTTACCATGTGAATGTGGCAAGATCCAAAACCCTGAAGGGACCCTATACCCCGTTTGAAGGGAATCCTGTGCTGGATGCTTTTGATGACTGGAAATGTACGGGGCATGGTACGATTGTGACTGATAAGAAAGGAACCGACTATTTTCTTTTTCATGCGTACAATAAAATAACGGATGTGCATACCGGCCGGCAGGGAATGCTGGCGCGGTTGCGTTGGGATGAACAGACGGGGTGGCCTTCCTTTTATCCCGTACCAGGGGAGCCGGTTAGAGGGTTTTCGGATGATTTTTCCGGTACATCCCTGAATGCCGCGTGGCAATGGGATTTCAGGCATACGCAACCTGTGAGCCGGCCCGGAAAAGGGTGGCTGTATTTGTCGGGAACACCCGGCCCGGAAAACAGGACGGGTACCGCATTGACGATAAGGCCCTTTTATGCCGACTATGAGATGACAACCGCTGTTCTCAACCGTAACCCCGCGCTGAAGGGGTTAACGGTTTATGCCGATGCGGACCAGGCCATAGGTATCGGCGTGAAAAATGACAGCGTGGAAGTCTGGTGTGTAAAAGATAAGGTCCGCAGCGTTTTAAGAACCGTTAAAATAAATGGCGCCCTTACCTGTTATCTTAAAATGACCGTAATGGAGGGAAAACCATCCGGCTTTTATTGGAGCAATGATCCTCATAACTGGAAAGCGGTGGACATGGATGGTACCGGTATTTCCGGATTTTTGCCGCCCTGGGACAGAAGCTCAAGGCCGGGATTGCAGCAGCAGGGTACCGCCCCCGCCGCCTTCGGTTTTTTCCGGATCCGGTATTTTTAGCGGCAGTACCGGTGCTCCTGATCACAATCATCTGTGCGGATGGAAAGATCGCAGACCTGGCTTTTTTCGACTGAGGTCGTTTATTCAGCCCACCAGCGGGAGATAATATTGGAGAATACTTCTTGTATTTTTAAAGTAAGTATATCAACAACCCGAAATACTTTAATGAACCGGTTGGATTAAGTATATTTATAGTTATATGAAACACCAATTTGACAACCATCATTACAACAAGTATCTGCAGCCCTATGCAAATAAGCTCCGTAAAAGTATGACAAAGGCAGAAGCCTGCTTATGGAAGTATATTCTACGCGCCCGACAGCTTAACGGATATGCTTTTCGACGGCAGCGGCCGGTACTTAACTATGTTGCTGATTTCATGTGCATAGAACTTATGCTGATCATTGAGGTAGATGGCATTACGCATCATTGGGAAGGTGCTTTGGAGCGGGATGCTGTTCGTCAACAAAAACTGGAAGCAGCAGGCTTTAGGGTATTGCGTTTTGAAGATCATGAAGTATTAAACAACATGAGCAATGTGCATGCCTTTCTGGTAGAGTGGATCGAAAAGCACCAGTAGTTTGTCCATCTCGGTTTGAGATACTCTGATCATGAAGGTTCCACCCCGCCTGCGGGGGATAGTGCAGTGGTTTTTAGTTCGCAGCGTTCTTATGTTATACGGATTGAAGGAAATTATATTATCCCCCTCTTGGAGGGGGAAGGGCTTCGGGCTAAGGGATTTTTCGACCGGGGAGGAGGCTCTGATCTTATTGTAGGATGCTTATCATTGAAGGTGCCGCCCCGGTCGCTCGGAATAATGAGTCATCTCTAGTTTACAGTGTTCTAACGTTATACGGATTGAAGAAAATTACATTATCCTCCTCTTGGAGGGGGAAGGGCTTCGGGCTAAGGCGTTTTTCGATCGGGGGCAGGAACCAGGCCCCGTAATGTACGGATCATCCATCGAGAGTGCTCATCCTGCTTATTGAGATAATGAGCCGGCTTTAGCGATGCTATGGCTCAAAACGATACGTTTTTCCTTCAGTGGTCAGTTTGAAATGATCCGTTCTGAACGGTGCTGCCGGCAGCCCGTTTTTATTGTACAGATCGATGGTCCCCGGTTCACCGCTCCATAGATACCTTACCTGTTCGGGTGCTTTTACTGCGGGATGATAAACAACAACGGAATGTTCGTCTTTTAAACAGGCTTTTGCCCAGTGAAAGATCCGGTCGGCCCCGGCGATTGCAAACCCCCGGATATAACCGTATTTGTTTTTACAAACTATATTTTTATCAAAGCTGATCACGATGCTGTCGCCCGTTATTTCCATGTGTTTATAGCGGGGGCTGGTTGCGATACTGTCCGCATTATAAACCTCACTCAGGGCGGTCATCCCCAGGCGCCGGCCTGCCTCCAGTTTATTGTGCGGATGCAGGTTGTCTGCCTCGCCGATATCAATGGTCACTGCCATACCGGTATGGGCCAGGGTGAGGGCCGATGATTGTGCCTCGCGCAGTTCGGCCCATTCATTTTCTTCCGGCTGGTCCGGCTCCTTGCCTAAATTGGGTAGTTGCACGAGTAAAAAAGGCAGGTCCCCCTGATTGAATTGTTTGCGCCAGTCGGTGATCATAGCTGGTAACAGCTGTTTGTATTCCGCGGCCCGTCCCGTATTGGCTTCCCCCTGGTACCATATAAATCCTTTGATGTTGAATTGTGTAAGGGGGGCAATATTCGCATTGTACAGGATGGCGGGGGTGCCAAAGATGTAATGGTTGGCGACCAGCGGTTTTTTAAATGTTAATGGGCTGATCTGTACGCCCTTTTTATACTTCCAGGCACCCGCTAAAAACGGGTTCCAGAACATATTATACATACCGCCTTTTCCCCCGGCATCAAATACACGAACCACCACCAGGTTGTTTTTGGGTTTAAGTAAACTGTCCGGGATCTTATAGGTATACATATTCATATTGCCGTAGCCTTCACCGATTTTCACTCCGTTCACCCAGCAGATGTTATAATCGTCTACCTGCCCAAGGCTGATGGTGGTGTTGCCCAGGAAATCCTTCGGGAAGGAATCGTAGCTCTTTCGGAACCATACGGATCCGTCATAATCTTTTAATTCATTGTCTTCCCAGTGAGACGGCTGGTTCATTGTTTTCCAGTCGCTGATATCGGTATCCGGCAGATACCATTGATGCACCAGGCCGGGATCATCTTTCAGATAGCCAGCTTGCTCCCAGGAGGATCTTATTTTTTCGAAATCGGCGGTTATTGTTTTCATACTTTTACCCGGAGCAAGATAGGTATCGTAAAAGCCGGCAAATTGCGGAAAGGGGCGAAGCGCTTCATTGCTCATCCATTCCTCAATGGCCGTAGCTCCAAGGTTTACACTGATAAGACCAATGGGGACATCCAGGTGCTGTTGCAGGTAGCTGCCAAAGAAAAAACCTGCAGCACTGAAAGCGTGCACCTCTTTTACACGGGCGATCTTCCAGGAACCGCCCTTTACGGTGTCCTGCGGCACAAAATCAGCACCGATTGCCACGGTAAACAGCCGTATGTTATTATTGTTATAGGTTGCTGTGTCGGGCTGGGGATCGGCTTCTTTTACGCTGAACTGCATATTGCTTTGCCCGCTGCAGATCCAGATATCACCAAACAGCAGGTTTGACATCTCGATCCGGTTGTTACCCTCGATTATGATGTTGTAGGGGCCGCCGGCCGGTTGGGCTGGCAGGGTTATTTCCCATTTCCCGTTTGTTGCTTTAGTGCGGTAGGTGGTATGGTTGAATACCAGGGAAACGGTTTCTCCGTTGGCTGCGGTTCCCCGAATGGTACAGGGTTTATTTCTTTGCAATACCATATTGCTTTGGTAAAGAGCGGGTAATTTTACATCGGCCAGGACCGGCAGAACGGTGGTGATGATAAGTAGCGCTGTAAATAGGAATCTGAATACTGGTTTCATCCGGTTTTTATTAAAGACTCTTGGCAAAAAGAACGGGTGGGAATCGCATTTGCCATACGGTACTGCGAACCGGAAAATGTGATCCACCGGGTATAAGTACGTTCAGCAGGCCGCTACCTCTATTGAAATTCAGAATTTATAATAGCGGTAAACGATCCTTCAGGTGTCTTTATAAAACGATCCTGTGGGTGTATAAATTTTTTTAATGAAAAGACTACTCTTGCTCTGTTTTGTTTTGCTGTCATTGGGAAATCGTATTGCGGCGCAGTTAAAACTGCCGGCGTTGTTTGCAGACAGCATGGTATTGCAGCGCAATACCAGCGCGCCGGTATGGGGCTGGGCAGCTCCCGGGCAAAAAGTAGAAGTGAGCGGAAGCTGGTCGGATAAGGTGATACGGGCAGTTGCCGGTAACGACGGGAAATGGATGCTGCGGCTTCCCACTCCCGGAGCCGGGGGCCCTTATACATTACGTATTAAAGCCGGAACGGAAAAAAGATTACAGGGCGTGTTGATCGGCGAAGTGTGGATCTGCTCCGGTCAGTCGAATATGGAAATGCCCGTGGAGGGCTGGACTACCGACCCTGTCAGGAATTCGGCACAGGAGATAGCAGCGGCCAATTATCCTGCCATCCGGTTGTTCACTGTTGAAAAAGACATTGCCTATGCTCCGCGTGAAGATGTGAAAGGTACCTGGTCGGCCTGTTCTCCGGCATCGGTGCGCACTTTTAGTGCTACCGCTTATTTTTTTGGAAAGGAGCTGTACAATAAACTGAAAGTGCCTGTCGGGCTGATTCATACCAGTTGGGGCGGCACGGTGGCTGAAGCCTGGACGAGTGAGGCAGGACTGCGCACTATGGGCGACTTTAATAAAGAGCTCGGCACCATCGATTCTATTCGTGAAAATAGGGCAGCTATCGTAGAACAGGATCGTAGGAATGATCTTAAATGGCAGCAGGCAGTGAATGATGACGGGGCTGCGTATACCACAGCAGACGGGACCGGCTGGAAGACCATGAAACTTCCGGTGTTTTGGGAAGATGCCGGGCTGCCGGATATCGATGGTGTTGTATGGTTTAAGCACAGGGTGATGATACCCCGTGAGTGGGCCGGAAAAGCGCTCCGGCTGGACCTGGGCCCGATTGACGACCGGGATGTGATGTACTTTAACGGAGTGGCGGTAGACAGTACCACGCAGGGTTTTACCTGGGCCGCCGAAAGGCATTATTCCATACCCGGAAAACTGGTAAAGGCCGGAGATAATATGATTACAGTTAAAATCATCGACGATGGGGGCAGCGGTGGTATGTATGGAAAAGCGGAACAAATGGTATTGTACCCGGCCGGCGGGGTTGCCGCATCCGGCATAAAACTAAACGGGGAATGGCAGTATAAACTGGCTGCTGTAAAACCAAAGCCGTTATTAAATACCTGGCCCAATCAACCGTCGGTATTGTATAACGCCATGATCGCACCGCTGGTGCCTTTTGCCATAAAGGGTGCCATCTGGTACCAGGGGGAATCCAATGTGGGCAGGGCAAAACAGTATACTACTTTATTCCCGCTGATGATCGGCGACTGGCGCCGGAAATGGGATCAGGGTAACTTCCCTTTTTATTTTGTACAGATCGCTCCCTTTAAATACTGGGGCGAAACCACACAGGCCGCTGAATTACGTGATGCACAGCGGAGAACACTGTCCCTGTCGCCCCATACGGGTATGGCGGTCACACTTGATATCGGTAATACCGATAATATCCATCCATCCGATAAACCGGAAGTGGGGAAACGCCTGGCACTTTGGGCGCTGGGTGAAACGTATAAAATGAATGGAACGGTTTATTCCGGGCCGCTCTATAAAAATTTTGAAGTGAAGGAGCATAAAGTTGTTGTATCGTTTACTCATACGGATAGTGGTCTTAAGGCGGGTTCCGGAGCCCTGGAGGGCTTTGAACTTCAGGGGGCTGATGGCTTATGGAAGCCGGCAACAGCAGTAGTTGAAGGCAATACGGTGGTGGTGAGCAGCGATGCCGTTTTAAACCCGATAGGGGTGCGCTATGCATTTTATGCGGCCTCTGCTGGTACCTTGTTTAACGGAAGCGGGCTGCCGGCTTCGTCGTTTACTTCGGCCGCATTAAAATGATAACGTATCTTGTAGAGATCATCCGGTAGCATAATACATTTAAAATAAAGTTTGATGAAGTTCCTGAATTACTTATGGCTTTTACTTTTTGCCGCTAGTTGTTTTTCCGCCGGTGCCCAGGGCATCCCTGTTTTTAAAAAAGGCGACAGGGTCGTATTTGTAGGAAACAGTATTACCCATGGCGGGCGCTATCACCAGTATATCTGGTTGTATTATATGACGCGTTTTCCCGGCATGCCCATTACCATCCTGAATGCGGGGATCGGTGGTGAAATTGCCGGGCAGATGAACAAACGCCTTGAGACGGATGTGTATGCAAAAAAACCTTCGGTTATTGCCCTTACATTTGGTATGAATGATACCGGCTATTTTGAATTTTTACAATCGGACAGCGCCACCAAGTCGAAGGAGAAATTAGAACGCTCTTACCAGGCCCTGTTGCAGATGGATGCTTCTTTCAGAAAACATCCGGATATTAAAAAGATCCTTATCGCCGGTTCTCCGTACGATGAAACGAGCAAATTCGGAAAAAACAATCTCTTCCCTGGTAAAAGCAATGCAATGCTCAGGATCGCCGGGTTCCAGGAGTCGGTGGCGAAAAAGAGTGGTTGGGGATTCCTGGACCTTACCCGGCCAATGACAGCGATCAATTTGCGCGAACAGGAAAAAGATTCAACCTATACCCTCATCGGCAACGACCGGATCCATCCCGGAGTGGACGGCCACCTGGTGATGGCTTATCTGTTTTTAAAAGCGCAGGGTCTTGCAGGTAAAGAAGTGGCCGATTTTACCATCAATGCTGCTGCATCAAAAGTGGAAAACGGGGTCAATTGTCAGATAACAAACATACAA is from Niabella beijingensis and encodes:
- a CDS encoding family 43 glycosylhydrolase — protein: MRITCFLFVVFFAVACAAARPVQPPERPLPASKDTIDPVIPGDFADPSVIRVGNTYYATGTSSEWAPHYPLFISGDLIHWKQSGYIFNKTPDWASSSFWAPELLYRNGIYYVYYTARKKSDGISCIGVATSEDPEKGFTDRGIVVEFGKEAIDAFVAEENGQWYITFKAYGLDDRPIELLGYQLSDDGLKTVGAPFMLLRGEKKKGMEGQCIVRRNNYYYLFYSAGDCCGLRCSYHVNVARSKTLKGPYTPFEGNPVLDAFDDWKCTGHGTIVTDKKGTDYFLFHAYNKITDVHTGRQGMLARLRWDEQTGWPSFYPVPGEPVRGFSDDFSGTSLNAAWQWDFRHTQPVSRPGKGWLYLSGTPGPENRTGTALTIRPFYADYEMTTAVLNRNPALKGLTVYADADQAIGIGVKNDSVEVWCVKDKVRSVLRTVKINGALTCYLKMTVMEGKPSGFYWSNDPHNWKAVDMDGTGISGFLPPWDRSSRPGLQQQGTAPAAFGFFRIRYF
- a CDS encoding endonuclease domain-containing protein — translated: MKHQFDNHHYNKYLQPYANKLRKSMTKAEACLWKYILRARQLNGYAFRRQRPVLNYVADFMCIELMLIIEVDGITHHWEGALERDAVRQQKLEAAGFRVLRFEDHEVLNNMSNVHAFLVEWIEKHQ
- a CDS encoding sialate O-acetylesterase — protein: MKPVFRFLFTALLIITTVLPVLADVKLPALYQSNMVLQRNKPCTIRGTAANGETVSLVFNHTTYRTKATNGKWEITLPAQPAGGPYNIIIEGNNRIEMSNLLFGDIWICSGQSNMQFSVKEADPQPDTATYNNNNIRLFTVAIGADFVPQDTVKGGSWKIARVKEVHAFSAAGFFFGSYLQQHLDVPIGLISVNLGATAIEEWMSNEALRPFPQFAGFYDTYLAPGKSMKTITADFEKIRSSWEQAGYLKDDPGLVHQWYLPDTDISDWKTMNQPSHWEDNELKDYDGSVWFRKSYDSFPKDFLGNTTISLGQVDDYNICWVNGVKIGEGYGNMNMYTYKIPDSLLKPKNNLVVVRVFDAGGKGGMYNMFWNPFLAGAWKYKKGVQISPLTFKKPLVANHYIFGTPAILYNANIAPLTQFNIKGFIWYQGEANTGRAAEYKQLLPAMITDWRKQFNQGDLPFLLVQLPNLGKEPDQPEENEWAELREAQSSALTLAHTGMAVTIDIGEADNLHPHNKLEAGRRLGMTALSEVYNADSIATSPRYKHMEITGDSIVISFDKNIVCKNKYGYIRGFAIAGADRIFHWAKACLKDEHSVVVYHPAVKAPEQVRYLWSGEPGTIDLYNKNGLPAAPFRTDHFKLTTEGKTYRFEP
- a CDS encoding sialate O-acetylesterase, with the protein product MKRLLLLCFVLLSLGNRIAAQLKLPALFADSMVLQRNTSAPVWGWAAPGQKVEVSGSWSDKVIRAVAGNDGKWMLRLPTPGAGGPYTLRIKAGTEKRLQGVLIGEVWICSGQSNMEMPVEGWTTDPVRNSAQEIAAANYPAIRLFTVEKDIAYAPREDVKGTWSACSPASVRTFSATAYFFGKELYNKLKVPVGLIHTSWGGTVAEAWTSEAGLRTMGDFNKELGTIDSIRENRAAIVEQDRRNDLKWQQAVNDDGAAYTTADGTGWKTMKLPVFWEDAGLPDIDGVVWFKHRVMIPREWAGKALRLDLGPIDDRDVMYFNGVAVDSTTQGFTWAAERHYSIPGKLVKAGDNMITVKIIDDGGSGGMYGKAEQMVLYPAGGVAASGIKLNGEWQYKLAAVKPKPLLNTWPNQPSVLYNAMIAPLVPFAIKGAIWYQGESNVGRAKQYTTLFPLMIGDWRRKWDQGNFPFYFVQIAPFKYWGETTQAAELRDAQRRTLSLSPHTGMAVTLDIGNTDNIHPSDKPEVGKRLALWALGETYKMNGTVYSGPLYKNFEVKEHKVVVSFTHTDSGLKAGSGALEGFELQGADGLWKPATAVVEGNTVVVSSDAVLNPIGVRYAFYAASAGTLFNGSGLPASSFTSAALK
- a CDS encoding SGNH/GDSL hydrolase family protein; the encoded protein is MKFLNYLWLLLFAASCFSAGAQGIPVFKKGDRVVFVGNSITHGGRYHQYIWLYYMTRFPGMPITILNAGIGGEIAGQMNKRLETDVYAKKPSVIALTFGMNDTGYFEFLQSDSATKSKEKLERSYQALLQMDASFRKHPDIKKILIAGSPYDETSKFGKNNLFPGKSNAMLRIAGFQESVAKKSGWGFLDLTRPMTAINLREQEKDSTYTLIGNDRIHPGVDGHLVMAYLFLKAQGLAGKEVADFTINAAASKVENGVNCQITNIQSKPGGFTFDYLARALPYPVDTVATGEWGAMQRRESDALKLVPFMKELNQEMLHITGLTGNRYAVEIDGRKIGEWSGAELKAGINLAAQRRTPQYEQAMAVKKLNEERWQIERRLRDYAWMEYDFLMDRGLLMKDDLATLDTIYAHLNEGFVRGNLDNYLKARYPEVRQGWQKQMDVLVDEIYHINQPQKHSFFIREL